In Setaria italica strain Yugu1 chromosome I, Setaria_italica_v2.0, whole genome shotgun sequence, the genomic window CTCCATCTaaaacacaagtgttgcgaataGTTTGGGGATATAACAATACCATTCCTTCCTTCCACTTAATCTGAGAGGCTTTTATTGTGGTTGTTCCATCATCAGCGAAGGAATAGGTCTTTGTAAGCTTTGTGTCCTCAAAGTATGGATTCTCGGAGAAGTTCTGCCAGTTGAAAAGTAAACAACTAAATACAAGAGAAGCTGTGTGGGAAGTATAATTAACTGCTGGAAACTATACTTACAAGATGGATGGAGTATCCTGCCTTGACATCAGAATCGTCCACATCAACAGAATCCAAGTACTTGAATATCTGCAACAAAGATCATAAGAGAATTCTATGTTACATACATCCATCAAGAAGTACCGCATATACTCAAAAACCCCTTTAACTCCCAATCAACATTCATAAGAATTACAAGGACTTTGGAAATAAATTGTTGGAATAAGGTACAAAAATACCTTCTGATCTTCCTCAGTCAGAAGTTCGCTGAGTAGGGGATGGCTCATAAACTGTAGAGTAACAGCACATACCACGATAGATTAGAATCATATGTCCCTAAACACatcaaataaaaacaaaaaattgTATAGCATTGAGTAGCATACGAACCGCTGTCAGCCAGAAATCTGGGATTGTCTTGATAATGTCACCCCTCTTGAGATAGACAGGTCTGCGAATCTCACTGTACTTCTGCTCCACCTCCATAACTTTGTCACTTGCTTCCTCATTTACCTGTAAGCAATGAACAATGGTAACATAAGCATGAAAGTGCTACTTTTCTCTTACAAAAAATTAATAGTAAATAGTAAAGGCTTCGAACATCCGATCTCTTTgactttatctaaaaaatagCCGTCTTTCAGCAAGTTGAGTCAAGCAAATAATAGCTGTCTTTCAGCAAGTTGAGTCAAGCAAATTCACTCATATTGGGGCGTGCAATCAAATGTAAGAAATAGTAGACGAACGAGAACATGTTACACGGTTTGCACTGTTTAATTTTGGAACTAGCGCACACATTAAACTGCAAATTAGCACACCACACTGACCAATTTTAGCACCTTCTCTAAACATTTAAACTTCCATAGATATGTCTCAGGAACAAGTCCCCTGGGGCGTCTAATAGCTACATAGTGACCACATCAAGATCACCTAAATGCTGTGACTAAATTAGCCACGTTTTGCGGCACTGATGAATATTCTGCAAACTGCAAGATCATAATAGTTACTACCTTTACCCACAACAACCTAATTCACGTATTACCCTATAGCACAAGCCTCCCGTGCTCGGCACCGCTCGGTTCCCGGAGAATTATACAATACCACAACCGCTGCGATTCCTCCCAAATTCGACTCAACCCCACGCTCCTACCCAAACCCCACTGCCAAATCCGGCGGTACCGAGCACCCGCAACACACCACGCAGCAACAATGAAAGCCCCAAAATAGCCTAGAGTGCGGAAGAATAGGCTTGCTTCTCACCTTCTCCAGCTCGTCCTGGATCTCCTGTAGCTTCTCGATGGAGAGGACGAGGGCGCCGTCGATCTGCTCgttctcctcgccgccgtcggcctcgGTCTTGGCCTTCTTCCCCTTGTCCGCCGGCGCCGTCATCGCGAAGCCGCTGGCCCTGCCTACGCCTCCTCGCGCTAGGGTTTTAGCCTCGCTGTGTCGCCTGCCTGCGCGagcagggagagagggagggtgcgggtgggagagggaggcggagctGGGGAGAAGGCCGCGCTGCCCGCGCGAGCTATATTATAGAGGGCGGCGCTGAGATTCGCGCCGGGAGGAGTTGGGTAGGCTTGGGGTGGGCCGGGCCGTTGGATCCGTGCGGGACTGTCCACGCGGGGGGGTTTTctaaaaccctaaccctaaggATCGGGTGCGGCGCGGCGTGTGCTTGTCTTGGTGAGTTGGGTTCGCAGGATGCGTCCGACGGTGTAGGAACGGGCCAATTGGACACTCGATTTGGTTTTTTTACCATATTTATTAAGACTTTGTTACTATCCATCCAAATATGGTACTGCAAGAACGAAAATTTTATTAGGTGCCACTAAT contains:
- the LOC101766402 gene encoding NAP1-related protein 2, giving the protein MTAPADKGKKAKTEADGGEENEQIDGALVLSIEKLQEIQDELEKVNEEASDKVMEVEQKYSEIRRPVYLKRGDIIKTIPDFWLTAFMSHPLLSELLTEEDQKIFKYLDSVDVDDSDVKAGYSIHLNFSENPYFEDTKLTKTYSFADDGTTTIKASQIKWKEGMGPVGNGINKKGAKRPLVEESFFTWFGDTELKSLADGVQDEVAEIIKEDLWPNPLKYFNNEVEDEFEGDEEDDEDLDGEDGEDDDEEN